A genomic window from Herbiconiux aconitum includes:
- a CDS encoding zinc-dependent alcohol dehydrogenase, which yields MRAMVYRGPYKIRIEEKDIPRIEHPNDAIVRVTKAAICGSDLHLYHGLMPDTRVGTTFGHEFIGIVHEVGPSVEKLAVGDRVMVPFNIFCGSCFFCARGLFSNCHNVNPNATAVGGIYGYSHTSGGYDGGQAEFVRVPFADVGPSVIPDGLDDEDALLMTDALATGYFGAQLGDIHEGDTVVVFGAGPVGLYAAKSSWFMGAGRVIVVDHLEYRLAKAREFAHAETYNFAEHDDIVVTMKRATDHLGADVVIDAVGAEADGNLVQHVTAAKLKLQGGSPIALNWAIDSVRKGGTVSVMGAYGPIFSAVKFGDAMNKGLTLRMNQCPAKRQWPRLLEHVRNGHLKPSDIVTHRIPLEEIAEGYHLFSSKLDGCIKTIITTDAA from the coding sequence GTGCGCGCAATGGTGTACCGCGGACCGTACAAGATCCGCATCGAAGAGAAGGACATCCCCCGGATCGAGCATCCGAACGACGCCATCGTGCGGGTCACGAAAGCCGCCATCTGCGGCTCCGATCTGCACCTCTACCACGGGCTCATGCCCGACACCCGGGTGGGCACCACCTTCGGGCACGAGTTCATCGGCATCGTGCACGAGGTCGGCCCGTCGGTCGAGAAGCTCGCCGTCGGCGACCGGGTGATGGTGCCCTTCAACATCTTTTGCGGGTCGTGCTTCTTCTGCGCCCGAGGCCTGTTCTCCAACTGCCACAACGTCAACCCGAACGCGACGGCGGTCGGTGGCATCTACGGCTATTCCCACACCTCGGGCGGCTACGACGGCGGTCAGGCCGAGTTCGTGCGGGTGCCCTTCGCCGACGTCGGGCCGAGCGTCATCCCCGACGGTCTCGACGACGAGGATGCGCTGCTGATGACGGATGCGCTCGCCACCGGGTATTTCGGCGCCCAGCTCGGCGACATCCACGAGGGCGACACCGTGGTGGTGTTCGGGGCCGGACCGGTGGGGCTCTACGCGGCGAAGTCGTCGTGGTTCATGGGTGCGGGTCGCGTGATCGTGGTCGATCACCTCGAGTACCGGCTCGCCAAGGCGCGGGAGTTCGCCCATGCCGAGACCTACAACTTCGCCGAACACGACGACATCGTGGTGACCATGAAGCGAGCCACCGATCATCTCGGGGCCGACGTCGTGATCGACGCGGTGGGCGCCGAGGCCGACGGCAACCTCGTGCAGCACGTGACGGCCGCGAAGTTGAAGCTCCAGGGCGGTTCTCCGATCGCCCTGAACTGGGCGATCGACTCGGTGCGCAAGGGCGGAACGGTGTCAGTCATGGGCGCGTACGGGCCGATCTTCAGCGCGGTCAAGTTCGGTGACGCGATGAACAAAGGGCTCACGCTCCGGATGAATCAGTGTCCGGCGAAACGGCAGTGGCCGCGACTGCTCGAACACGTGCGGAACGGCCATCTGAAGCCGAGCGACATCGTGACCCACCGCATCCCCCTCGAGGAGATCGCCGAGGGATACCACCTGTTCTCGTCGAAGCTCGACGGGTGCATCAAGACCATCATCACCACCGACGCCGCCTGA
- a CDS encoding TetR/AcrR family transcriptional regulator — translation MDALDSRPPRADARANRERLLAAAARAFADDGPAASLKDIAKDAGVGIGTLYRHFPTRESLIEAAHENELTQLCAAVDGLLAEEPTAEGALRIWLGRWIDYLRAKDGLARALRATADSDTHEGAPHRGSGVAFPGARALALDAVGRLLAAGVRAGSVRSDAEPLDVLVAGNGIALAALTPAQADRLLAYLLDALRPRP, via the coding sequence ATGGATGCCTTGGACAGCCGGCCGCCCCGCGCCGACGCCCGCGCCAACCGCGAACGCCTGCTCGCCGCGGCGGCCCGAGCGTTCGCCGACGACGGGCCTGCGGCCTCGTTGAAGGACATCGCGAAAGACGCCGGCGTCGGCATCGGCACCCTCTACCGCCACTTCCCGACCCGCGAATCGCTCATCGAGGCAGCACATGAGAACGAGCTGACGCAGCTCTGTGCCGCCGTCGACGGCTTGCTCGCCGAGGAGCCGACCGCCGAAGGCGCGCTGCGCATCTGGCTCGGGCGCTGGATCGACTACCTCCGCGCGAAGGACGGTCTCGCCCGCGCCCTCCGAGCCACTGCCGACAGCGACACCCACGAGGGCGCGCCTCACCGCGGGAGCGGCGTCGCGTTTCCCGGCGCGCGTGCCCTGGCGCTCGACGCCGTGGGTCGCCTCCTGGCGGCCGGAGTGCGCGCCGGCTCGGTGCGCTCCGATGCCGAGCCCCTCGACGTGCTGGTGGCGGGCAACGGCATCGCACTCGCGGCGCTCACGCCCGCGCAGGCCGACCGCCTCCTCGCCTACCTCCTCGACGCCCTCCGCCCTCGCCCCTGA
- a CDS encoding GNAT family N-acetyltransferase, with product MTIEVRPATSFADVATMVGPKRPDANVCWCLSYRIPSKENLALNGLERGERVKKLVRQKPPPGVLAYDGDGEVIGWAGVHPRRDTSFAGNRKIPHVDDLDVWSVWCIRVRPGHRGKGISHHLLAGAIDFARANRAPAIEGYPVDNGGKKVDLTMAYVGTRALFEKAGFVKVADTESVLNGFPRVLMRLDLS from the coding sequence ATGACCATCGAGGTGCGGCCGGCGACGTCGTTCGCCGATGTCGCCACGATGGTCGGTCCGAAAAGGCCCGACGCGAACGTCTGCTGGTGTCTCAGCTATCGCATCCCGTCGAAGGAGAACCTGGCCCTGAACGGCCTCGAGCGTGGTGAACGCGTGAAGAAGCTGGTGCGCCAGAAGCCGCCGCCGGGTGTGCTCGCCTACGACGGCGATGGGGAGGTCATCGGCTGGGCGGGCGTGCATCCGAGGCGCGACACGAGCTTCGCGGGGAACCGCAAGATTCCCCACGTCGACGACCTCGATGTGTGGTCGGTCTGGTGCATCCGGGTGCGACCCGGGCATCGAGGAAAAGGGATCTCGCACCACCTACTGGCCGGCGCGATCGACTTCGCCCGCGCCAACCGTGCCCCCGCGATCGAGGGCTACCCGGTCGACAACGGCGGCAAGAAGGTCGACCTCACCATGGCGTACGTCGGCACACGGGCGCTGTTCGAGAAAGCCGGATTCGTGAAGGTCGCCGACACCGAATCCGTGCTGAACGGTTTTCCGCGGGTGCTCATGCGGCTCGATCTGTCGTGA
- a CDS encoding FAD-dependent oxidoreductase: MQSLWLDGRQPIPTHPFMADEEYDDVVVGAGITGLSTALMLAEAGRRVVVLEAREIGALATGNTTGKISLLQGSRLSTIRAHHPRRVLQAYVDANRDGQEWLLDFCDRAGAPVQRRTAYSYAQHRTGADVVEAEYRAAREAGLPVSLVEGVDVPFPFAFGVALPDQAQFDAMDALDALARELIAAGGTIHTRVRVTRVRASSPARVTTSAGEVRGSNVVLATATPILDRGLYFAKTHGQRSYGMALEIPDAGPGDLPEGMFLSIGDSAHSRSVRTAPRDGRDLLVLGGNGHEVGRPGAESEAELVDDLRDWGQTFFPGARMTHAWSAQDYESHNLIPFVGALPRGRGRIYLATGYAKWGMTNGVAAGIRICAEIFGDPWRERRHWHQVLSTRMTLPTDLARGANALAQVGAAALAGWLGAEKESTPIARPEEGEGVVANASGRPVGISTVEGTTCAVSAVCTHLGGVLHWNDAERSWDCPLHASRFAADGTRLEGPAVDDLERLPRRTRPPRVAGT, encoded by the coding sequence ATGCAGTCCTTGTGGCTCGACGGACGTCAGCCGATCCCCACCCACCCGTTCATGGCGGACGAAGAGTACGACGACGTCGTGGTGGGCGCCGGCATCACGGGGCTCTCGACCGCGCTGATGCTCGCCGAAGCGGGTCGCCGCGTTGTGGTGCTCGAGGCGCGGGAGATCGGCGCACTCGCCACAGGCAACACGACCGGCAAGATCTCGCTGTTGCAGGGAAGCCGGTTGTCCACGATCCGCGCGCACCATCCTCGGCGGGTGCTCCAGGCCTACGTCGACGCGAACCGCGACGGCCAGGAGTGGCTTCTCGACTTCTGCGACCGCGCGGGGGCGCCGGTGCAGCGCCGCACGGCCTACAGCTACGCCCAGCACCGCACGGGCGCCGACGTCGTGGAAGCCGAATACCGTGCCGCGCGCGAGGCCGGTCTGCCGGTGTCGCTGGTGGAAGGTGTCGACGTGCCGTTCCCCTTCGCCTTCGGTGTGGCGCTGCCCGACCAGGCCCAATTCGACGCGATGGATGCGCTCGACGCCCTCGCCCGCGAGCTGATCGCGGCGGGCGGCACCATCCACACCCGCGTGCGCGTCACCCGCGTGCGGGCCAGCTCGCCGGCCCGGGTGACGACCTCGGCGGGAGAGGTGCGGGGCAGCAACGTCGTTCTGGCCACCGCGACGCCGATCCTCGACCGCGGTCTCTACTTCGCCAAGACCCACGGCCAGCGGTCGTACGGAATGGCTCTCGAGATTCCGGATGCCGGCCCCGGCGACCTCCCCGAAGGCATGTTCCTCTCGATCGGCGACTCCGCTCACTCCCGCTCAGTGCGCACGGCGCCGCGCGACGGGCGCGATCTGCTGGTGCTCGGCGGCAACGGCCACGAGGTCGGGCGCCCGGGAGCCGAGTCGGAGGCCGAACTCGTCGACGACCTGCGCGACTGGGGCCAGACCTTCTTCCCGGGCGCCCGGATGACGCATGCCTGGTCGGCGCAGGACTACGAGTCGCACAACCTCATCCCCTTCGTCGGTGCCCTGCCCCGAGGGCGCGGCCGCATCTATCTCGCCACCGGCTACGCGAAATGGGGCATGACGAACGGGGTGGCGGCGGGCATCCGGATCTGCGCCGAGATCTTCGGCGATCCGTGGCGCGAACGGCGGCATTGGCATCAGGTGCTGAGCACCCGGATGACGCTGCCCACCGACCTCGCCCGCGGAGCCAACGCGCTTGCCCAGGTGGGCGCGGCGGCGCTCGCCGGGTGGCTCGGTGCCGAGAAGGAGTCGACCCCGATCGCGCGACCGGAGGAGGGGGAAGGGGTGGTCGCGAATGCGAGTGGTCGCCCGGTCGGCATCTCGACCGTCGAGGGCACGACCTGTGCCGTGAGCGCCGTCTGCACCCACCTCGGGGGCGTGCTGCACTGGAATGACGCCGAGCGCTCCTGGGACTGCCCGCTGCACGCCTCCCGCTTCGCGGCCGACGGCACGCGACTCGAGGGCCCGGCGGTCGACGACCTCGAGCGGCTCCCGCGCCGCACCCGCCCCCCGCGCGTCGCCGGTACCTGA
- a CDS encoding carboxylesterase/lipase family protein, which yields MTLVEQETLVRHTTAGAVRGAREGGVLSWKGIPFAAAPIGDRRFRRPTAPAPWAELRDATRFGPMAPQRVLRSMDVDPGIPISEDCLSLNIWAPRGAAPANTIDAKPVMVWIHGGGYFQGSTGQRYYDARHLAENGDVVAVSINYRLGVLGFVDFSSFSSSDGASSFGHGFDSNVGLRDQIFALEWVRDNIARFGGDPGNVTLFGESAGGASVIALMASPLATGLFHRAIAQSAPVTSVYGQPRAASVARRFLEIVGIESEEVQRLRDLDPLDLVDAGAELVHEVSSQVPGTLAMAPVQGDDVLPDAPLTVFREGRAPRIPLIIGTNHDESSFFKLMRSPLLPITTESVERMFTEIAADRPEFEGVGKRITGAYPAYPRRRTPAEVSRDAGFRMPSIWLAEAHSRFAPTWMYRFDHATPLLRVTGIGATHAAELAYVFGSFAPRGKDIVFRLGGRPEALRVSARMQARWLAFAHGRSPEADAAPLEWPQYDEAGRRTLIIDRDDAVVDDPDPEIREAWGPEVLSFR from the coding sequence ATGACGCTCGTCGAGCAGGAGACACTCGTCCGCCACACCACCGCCGGTGCGGTGCGAGGTGCGCGTGAGGGCGGTGTACTGAGCTGGAAGGGCATCCCGTTCGCCGCCGCCCCCATCGGCGACCGGCGGTTCCGGCGGCCGACGGCGCCCGCGCCCTGGGCCGAACTCCGCGACGCGACCCGTTTCGGTCCGATGGCGCCGCAGCGGGTCCTGAGGTCGATGGACGTCGATCCGGGCATCCCGATCAGTGAGGACTGCCTGAGCCTGAACATCTGGGCGCCGCGCGGCGCTGCTCCGGCCAACACGATCGACGCCAAGCCCGTGATGGTGTGGATTCACGGCGGCGGCTACTTCCAAGGCTCCACCGGCCAGCGCTACTACGACGCCCGGCACTTGGCCGAGAACGGTGACGTCGTGGCGGTGAGCATCAACTACCGGCTCGGCGTGCTCGGCTTCGTCGACTTCTCGAGCTTCTCGAGCTCCGACGGCGCCTCGAGCTTCGGCCACGGTTTCGACTCGAACGTGGGTCTGCGCGATCAGATCTTCGCCCTCGAGTGGGTGCGCGACAACATCGCCCGGTTCGGCGGCGACCCCGGCAACGTGACCTTGTTCGGCGAATCGGCGGGAGGCGCATCCGTCATCGCCCTGATGGCCTCGCCGCTCGCGACCGGGTTGTTCCACCGTGCCATCGCTCAGAGCGCCCCCGTCACCTCCGTCTACGGTCAGCCGCGGGCGGCCTCGGTGGCGCGGCGGTTCCTCGAGATCGTGGGCATCGAATCGGAGGAGGTGCAGCGGCTTCGCGACCTCGATCCGCTCGATCTGGTCGACGCCGGAGCCGAGCTGGTGCATGAGGTCTCGAGCCAGGTGCCGGGAACGCTGGCGATGGCCCCGGTGCAGGGCGACGACGTGCTGCCGGATGCGCCGCTCACGGTGTTCAGAGAGGGTCGCGCCCCGCGCATCCCGCTCATCATCGGCACGAACCACGACGAGTCGTCGTTCTTCAAGTTGATGCGTTCGCCGCTGCTGCCGATCACCACGGAGTCGGTCGAGCGGATGTTCACCGAGATCGCCGCCGACCGCCCCGAATTCGAGGGCGTCGGCAAACGAATCACGGGCGCCTACCCGGCGTATCCCCGCCGCCGCACCCCCGCGGAGGTCTCGCGGGATGCCGGGTTCCGGATGCCGTCGATCTGGCTCGCCGAAGCGCACAGTCGCTTCGCGCCCACCTGGATGTACCGCTTCGACCACGCCACACCGCTCCTGCGGGTGACGGGCATCGGCGCCACGCACGCCGCCGAACTCGCCTACGTCTTCGGGTCGTTCGCACCGCGGGGCAAGGACATCGTGTTCCGGCTCGGCGGGCGGCCCGAGGCGCTGCGGGTCTCGGCGCGGATGCAGGCGCGGTGGCTCGCCTTCGCACACGGGCGGTCGCCGGAGGCCGACGCCGCCCCGCTGGAGTGGCCGCAGTACGACGAGGCGGGTCGTCGCACCCTGATCATCGACCGCGACGACGCCGTCGTCGACGACCCCGATCCCGAGATCCGTGAGGCCTGGGGGCCCGAGGTGCTGTCGTTCCGCTGA
- a CDS encoding VOC family protein: MNGETNPVVHFEIIGADAPALRAFYAALFGWRFDTTSPVAPEISDAGQYGFIEAPSVTVPASGLDDDGGEAGDDTDTPRGFGIPGGVGGGPGRAPHALFYVGVPDVEAALREAERLGGTRVLGPAANPNGMLVVGHFADPEGTLVGVAGPA; the protein is encoded by the coding sequence ATGAACGGCGAGACGAACCCGGTCGTGCACTTCGAGATCATCGGCGCGGATGCCCCGGCGCTCCGTGCCTTCTACGCCGCACTGTTCGGATGGAGGTTCGACACGACCTCTCCCGTGGCGCCCGAGATCTCCGACGCGGGGCAATACGGCTTCATCGAGGCACCGAGCGTCACCGTGCCGGCATCCGGGCTCGACGACGACGGCGGAGAAGCGGGCGACGACACGGATACGCCGCGCGGGTTCGGCATCCCCGGCGGAGTCGGCGGTGGGCCCGGCCGGGCACCGCACGCGCTCTTCTACGTCGGAGTGCCCGACGTCGAGGCCGCCCTTCGGGAGGCCGAGCGGCTCGGCGGCACGCGCGTGCTCGGCCCTGCCGCGAACCCGAACGGGATGCTCGTGGTGGGCCACTTCGCCGACCCCGAGGGCACCCTGGTCGGCGTGGCCGGGCCCGCCTGA
- a CDS encoding AAA family ATPase codes for MQPSPYTPGDLAREVPGRAIQLAEFEERLSYLVDLKRLVGRIRVDNGPRGYGKTSLLRQYQTRAEARGAITVWVTAGEEVGLIAQLADAISRVTASWRSDTRSRLRQSLQVLTLSVGIPGVARIDAAIHPPVTSTPSGAREFEDVVRMVAAADEASALVILIDEIQAADASGLRTLAYAWQHLQAEGIDVPAAVFAAGLPNSPDVIASAVTFSERIAYRPLHPLSTEAGEIAILEPSLRLGVQWNRKALASALEVAAGYPYTLQLIADGAWLAAERPDPGATITEDHVRIGRAEMQADLEALFRGRWANATAQEQQLMSAMAHIGDGPVRRADIARRMGVTAESLGVPRARLIDKGFIQAATRGSLEFTIPGFAVFLRDLES; via the coding sequence GTGCAGCCAAGCCCCTATACTCCAGGTGATCTTGCTCGGGAGGTTCCGGGCCGTGCGATCCAACTCGCCGAGTTCGAGGAGCGTCTTTCCTACCTCGTCGACCTGAAACGCCTCGTCGGCCGGATTCGGGTCGACAATGGTCCACGCGGGTATGGCAAGACGTCACTCCTGCGTCAGTATCAAACCCGTGCTGAGGCCCGTGGAGCGATCACCGTCTGGGTGACCGCAGGGGAGGAGGTGGGTTTGATCGCCCAGCTCGCCGATGCGATCAGTCGAGTGACGGCATCGTGGCGATCGGATACCCGGTCGCGACTTCGCCAATCACTGCAGGTGCTCACCCTCAGCGTCGGAATCCCGGGCGTCGCACGCATCGATGCTGCCATCCACCCACCGGTGACGTCGACTCCGTCGGGGGCGCGCGAGTTCGAGGACGTCGTGCGAATGGTGGCCGCGGCGGACGAGGCGTCTGCTCTCGTGATCCTGATCGACGAGATCCAGGCGGCAGACGCATCGGGTCTGCGTACGCTCGCTTACGCGTGGCAACATCTGCAGGCCGAAGGCATCGATGTGCCTGCCGCTGTGTTCGCAGCGGGATTGCCGAACAGCCCTGATGTCATCGCTTCGGCGGTGACCTTCTCCGAAAGGATCGCCTATCGCCCCTTGCACCCGCTTTCGACGGAGGCAGGAGAGATAGCGATCCTGGAGCCGTCCCTGCGGCTCGGTGTTCAATGGAATCGGAAGGCGCTTGCATCCGCGCTCGAGGTGGCGGCCGGATATCCGTACACGCTGCAACTCATCGCCGATGGGGCGTGGCTCGCCGCCGAGCGGCCCGACCCCGGAGCGACCATCACTGAGGACCACGTGCGGATCGGGCGCGCGGAAATGCAGGCTGATCTCGAAGCCCTCTTCCGCGGACGGTGGGCGAACGCCACCGCGCAGGAGCAGCAGTTGATGTCGGCCATGGCCCACATCGGCGACGGGCCGGTGAGACGTGCCGACATCGCGCGCCGAATGGGAGTGACCGCAGAGAGCCTCGGGGTGCCACGAGCCCGTCTGATCGACAAGGGCTTCATTCAGGCCGCCACCCGCGGAAGCCTGGAATTCACGATCCCGGGATTCGCGGTGTTCCTCCGCGATCTCGAAAGTTGA
- a CDS encoding trimeric intracellular cation channel family protein, translating into MVAEQFEIPLWLDLGATALGSVQGAMFAAQFKDKRLDLLGVGLIGVVTGFGGGVIRDLLLNQVPAALESNWYIPVAIVAALLGMLLERLFSRLNVAITILDAVSLGLFCAIGASKALSVGLPVVPAVFVGIAAAVGGGMLRDILLGMPIGVMHVGSLYAVAAAAGAVFLVVAVSTGANITVAGIGCVIVTTLIRVLAVRFGWSLPEQRTISTLRRLRRQKSQ; encoded by the coding sequence ATGGTCGCCGAACAGTTCGAGATACCCCTGTGGCTCGACCTCGGGGCCACCGCCCTCGGTAGCGTCCAGGGCGCGATGTTCGCGGCTCAGTTCAAAGACAAGCGCCTCGATCTTCTCGGCGTGGGCCTCATCGGCGTGGTCACCGGGTTCGGCGGCGGTGTCATCCGCGATCTGCTCCTCAACCAGGTGCCGGCGGCGCTCGAGTCGAACTGGTACATCCCGGTCGCCATCGTCGCCGCTCTCCTCGGCATGTTGCTGGAGCGGCTGTTCTCCCGGCTCAACGTCGCCATCACCATCCTCGACGCCGTGAGCCTCGGGCTCTTCTGCGCCATCGGTGCGAGCAAGGCCCTCTCGGTGGGCTTGCCCGTGGTGCCGGCCGTCTTCGTGGGCATCGCGGCGGCGGTGGGCGGCGGCATGCTGCGCGACATCCTTCTCGGCATGCCGATCGGTGTGATGCACGTCGGATCGCTCTACGCCGTCGCCGCCGCGGCCGGCGCCGTCTTCCTGGTGGTGGCCGTGTCGACCGGCGCGAACATCACGGTGGCAGGCATCGGCTGCGTCATCGTGACCACGCTCATCCGGGTGCTCGCCGTGCGCTTCGGCTGGAGCCTGCCGGAGCAACGCACCATCAGCACGCTGCGCAGGCTCCGTCGCCAGAAGTCGCAGTGA
- a CDS encoding FMN-binding protein — translation MNTRQKKFALATMTGVSLSVALAGCATDSGAPAADAQTVPPSTSSAPTAPAATPSATSDAGSSSGSKYADGDYEATGNYVSPNGKEEIDVSVTLSGDVITAVTVTPEATNPTAIQYQTQFADGIAKVVVGKDIDEIDVSRVAGSSLTSGGFNEAIEAIKADAA, via the coding sequence ATGAACACGCGCCAGAAGAAGTTCGCTCTCGCCACGATGACCGGTGTCTCCCTCTCCGTCGCACTGGCCGGATGCGCCACCGACTCGGGCGCGCCGGCGGCCGACGCGCAGACGGTGCCGCCGAGCACCTCGTCGGCCCCGACCGCGCCGGCGGCGACACCCTCGGCCACGTCTGACGCGGGCTCGTCGAGTGGCTCCAAGTACGCCGACGGCGACTACGAGGCCACCGGCAACTACGTCTCGCCGAACGGCAAGGAGGAGATCGACGTCTCGGTAACTCTCTCCGGCGACGTCATCACCGCCGTCACCGTGACGCCGGAGGCGACCAACCCCACAGCCATCCAGTACCAGACCCAGTTCGCCGACGGCATCGCCAAGGTCGTGGTGGGCAAGGACATCGACGAGATCGACGTCTCCCGGGTGGCCGGCTCGAGCCTCACCAGCGGGGGCTTCAACGAGGCGATCGAGGCCATCAAGGCCGACGCCGCCTAG
- a CDS encoding FAD:protein FMN transferase translates to MTDPAFFDFEAIGTHWQIETASPLDAHVRQAVLERVERFDATYSRFRTDSLVTAIAERPGRYAFPDDAVELFALYDRLAVATAGAVDPLVGRDLELLGYDRDYSLRPAVDDPRATASGATDARGRPSWNTDIVREGRVVTTERPVVIDVGAAGKGLLVDLVAGVLREQGIDRYVVDASGDLVHAGPQPIRVGLEHPLVAGQAIGVAELQNASLCASASNRRSWGEGLHHILDGRTGNPARDVIATWVVAADTALADGLATALFFTGAHRLAETFHFSYVRLYADGRAERSRDFRGELFT, encoded by the coding sequence ATGACCGACCCCGCGTTCTTCGATTTCGAGGCGATCGGCACGCACTGGCAGATCGAGACGGCCTCGCCGCTCGACGCGCACGTGCGTCAGGCTGTGCTCGAACGGGTCGAGCGCTTCGACGCCACGTACTCCCGCTTCCGCACCGACAGCCTCGTCACCGCGATCGCGGAGCGGCCCGGTCGGTATGCGTTCCCGGATGACGCGGTGGAACTCTTCGCCCTCTACGACCGCTTGGCCGTCGCCACCGCGGGCGCCGTCGACCCGCTCGTCGGGCGCGATCTCGAACTGCTCGGCTACGACCGCGACTACAGTCTGCGGCCGGCCGTCGACGACCCGCGGGCGACAGCATCCGGAGCGACGGATGCGCGTGGCCGGCCCTCCTGGAACACCGACATCGTGCGAGAAGGCCGCGTCGTCACCACCGAGCGTCCCGTCGTGATCGACGTGGGGGCGGCCGGCAAAGGGCTTCTCGTCGACCTCGTGGCGGGCGTGCTGCGCGAGCAGGGAATCGACCGCTACGTCGTGGACGCGAGTGGCGACCTCGTGCACGCCGGGCCGCAGCCCATCCGGGTCGGCCTCGAGCATCCGCTCGTCGCCGGACAAGCGATCGGCGTCGCCGAACTGCAGAACGCGTCGCTCTGCGCATCGGCCAGCAACCGGCGGAGCTGGGGCGAAGGGCTGCACCACATCCTCGACGGGCGCACGGGCAACCCGGCCCGCGACGTCATCGCGACCTGGGTCGTGGCCGCCGACACCGCCCTCGCCGACGGGCTGGCGACCGCCCTGTTCTTCACCGGGGCACACCGGCTCGCCGAAACATTCCACTTCAGCTATGTACGCTTGTACGCCGACGGACGAGCAGAGCGCTCGCGCGATTTTCGGGGGGAACTGTTCACATGA
- a CDS encoding FAD-dependent oxidoreductase has translation MKSRLDTLLGHVTMYRLMIVVLGAIALVAIIASAFGQLFYTPLQLVLSLAVALIATGLSGWIFALAFRTRAHLESSVITGLLVFMIFLPTDAPAGLLLLAVSGIVASASKYLLAIRGRHVLNPAAVAAVVMTVTTLDIAGWWVANPVLLPFVAVGALIVLYRTRKLTVGLVFVVIATALFTARFVGNGELPFDALGLALGSLPIVFLAGFMLSEPLTLPPRRWQQLLVAALVAVVFSIPYQIGPVYSSPEIALLVGNIVAFAFSQRRGIRMRFLGSRDLTPTSAAYDFEPLTPVRFRPGQYLELTLPHRRVDSRGSRRMFSITSAADDGSRVSVGVKLAQPSSSFKRTLAALEPGATVRSTWVGGDFLLPDDPGVPLVFAAGGIGITPFVSQLAERSRGEGRPVDVVLLYSVASVEELAYADELVAAGIRVLVSAPDAPDDLPPGWEYLGPGRLSAEALGTAIPDLRGRRAYVSGPPGYVDHVARELRRAGARAVRRDAFAGY, from the coding sequence ATGAAATCCCGTCTTGACACCCTGCTCGGCCACGTGACGATGTATCGGCTGATGATCGTCGTGCTGGGCGCGATCGCTCTCGTCGCGATCATCGCGAGCGCCTTCGGGCAACTCTTCTACACGCCCCTCCAGCTCGTGCTGAGCCTTGCGGTGGCGCTGATCGCGACCGGGTTGTCGGGATGGATCTTCGCGCTCGCGTTCCGCACCCGGGCGCACCTCGAGTCATCGGTCATCACCGGTCTGCTGGTGTTCATGATCTTCCTGCCGACCGACGCCCCTGCGGGCCTGCTGCTGCTCGCCGTGAGCGGCATCGTGGCCTCCGCGTCGAAGTACCTGCTGGCCATCCGTGGCCGGCACGTGCTCAACCCGGCGGCGGTTGCGGCCGTGGTGATGACGGTCACGACGCTCGACATCGCCGGGTGGTGGGTGGCGAACCCGGTGCTGCTGCCCTTCGTAGCGGTCGGCGCGCTGATCGTGCTCTACCGCACGCGCAAACTCACCGTGGGCCTGGTCTTCGTCGTGATCGCGACGGCACTGTTCACCGCGCGGTTCGTGGGGAACGGCGAGCTGCCGTTCGACGCGCTCGGATTGGCGCTCGGTTCACTCCCGATCGTCTTCCTCGCCGGGTTCATGCTGAGCGAGCCGCTCACCCTTCCGCCGCGTCGCTGGCAGCAGTTGCTGGTCGCGGCACTGGTGGCCGTGGTGTTCTCGATTCCTTACCAGATCGGTCCGGTGTACTCCTCACCGGAGATCGCTCTGCTGGTGGGCAACATCGTGGCCTTCGCTTTCTCGCAGCGGCGGGGCATCCGGATGCGCTTCCTCGGCAGTCGTGACCTCACACCCACGAGCGCCGCCTACGACTTCGAGCCGCTGACGCCGGTGCGGTTTCGGCCCGGGCAATACCTCGAGCTGACCCTGCCTCATCGCCGGGTCGACAGCCGTGGGTCGCGTCGCATGTTCAGCATCACCTCGGCGGCCGACGACGGGTCGCGCGTGAGTGTCGGAGTGAAACTCGCCCAGCCGTCGAGTTCGTTCAAGCGCACCCTCGCCGCGCTGGAGCCCGGGGCGACCGTGCGGTCGACCTGGGTGGGCGGCGACTTCCTGCTGCCGGACGATCCGGGCGTTCCTCTCGTGTTCGCCGCCGGCGGGATCGGCATCACCCCCTTCGTGAGCCAACTCGCCGAGCGGTCGCGCGGGGAGGGCCGGCCGGTCGACGTGGTTCTGCTGTATTCGGTGGCGTCGGTCGAGGAGCTCGCCTACGCCGACGAGCTGGTGGCAGCCGGCATCCGCGTGCTCGTCAGTGCTCCGGATGCGCCCGACGACCTGCCGCCGGGCTGGGAGTACCTCGGACCAGGCCGCCTGAGCGCCGAGGCGCTCGGCACGGCGATCCCCGACCTGCGCGGCCGTCGCGCCTACGTCTCAGGCCCGCCCGGCTACGTCGACCACGTGGCGCGCGAACTCCGTCGCGCCGGCGCCCGTGCCGTGCGCCGCGACGCCTTCGCGGGTTACTGA